gaaaatgtttgttcaAGCCTTGTGTTTTTGGACAATTTGTTGagctgcaaaatgttttttaaacaaaactggTTTGTCTGAGAGATAATGATAATTTATGAACATTTGTACAGTGGATGCGCACATCAGTCCTCACTAAGAGTTTAAGATGTGGCCTCTCCTGGTTGTGCTACAAAAATCATGTTTCTAGTAGTGTTTTCTCACAAAGATGAGACTAGTATGTACCGTACTGAATGTTAGGAGGCAGGTTTACTCAGTTGCTGTATCTGGATAACTTTactgaactgatttttttttttttatcagtccATGTTCCAGATTTCAGGGGTTTCTGGGTTTTACCTAGTAGAATTATCCAGTTATGTCTTTAATGAAGCAGGTTTGTATTCAAAGTAGTCGAGTACAGCGTTGGTTAGTCCTCATGACAAGTAAATTGGCTGCTAGCTTGGAATCCACGAGAGGAAGGGCGTAGTCCTGATCGTTTTTTGTATCATTGCAGACCTGCTTAGACAGGGCAAATGAAGGAAAGTTGTGCTATAATATGCAATGTTTTACACTATAAGAAATTATTTTGTTCAAATttctaaaacaaaaaactgaaaaatacacaaaaaatttTTAAACATGATGACCTTGGCCCAAAGCCATCCAAAAGTGAGATTTGACAACCTGTTGCTATGACTGAGACATGAGCAGCATAAGagcaaatgttaaatatttgtcagtgaCACAACTAACCTCAGATTCAACAAGGGGTGCACTCATTTTTacaaaccttaaaaaaaaggattttattaCTCAACTGTAATGGAAAACGTATCAAACGTAAACTATCAAATAACTAGTAATTAATTTTCTAGCAAAACAAATTCAATTCTCAAGGCATGTACAAACTATTACAGCACTGTAAATTATTGGCATAATGGAGGACGGTGACTCCCCCTTAAATGATAACATACTGCTGGAGGACTTGATTTCGAAGTTCAAACAgcattgtctttatttttgatATAAATGTTTAGATTTGGAACATCTCGGATCATGTGTTTATCGTGAAGAGGACTGTTGTGTGCTTTCAGGGTCTGTTTACCTCATGCTACTGAAGTGGTCCTCTATCACAGCTCCTTTAAtctcatttgtgttttgtgaatttTGCTTCACTTGTGACTGTTGGTTGTAGAATTTTTGGATTATGATTGGATTCTCATTTTAATCTTGTTAATAGTACATTAGGATAAATGGATCAGTCAGGGTTTTTGTTatactgttgtttatttgtgttcatttcTGCAACCATTCGAGGCAAATTATAAGCAAATGTGTTTGATTGGTGGTATAATATAATTTTCCTGAGTATAGGTGTAACAGTAGTGTTGAAAAGATGTGTTGTTACTGATCATTATCAGCAGCAATGTTGTCTTTAATTATTATGATGGCGTTACTGTAGAGCATGGAATGAATTTACTGAAGCTGTTCAGTCACAACTGAGTTTTAACCCCTCGCTTTGAGAAAACGCTGACGCACAATTTATAGTAAATAAATACTAATTTTTGTAGACTACCATTCACAGCATTTCCTTTGATTTATTCAGCTGTGTTATATAAGATACTGCTAGAAAAGTATCAAAGTAGGATATTTTAAAGTTAGGTACATGAGACATAATCACATCTTTCAGCAGTCATTCAGAACTCAGCAGCGtaaaactttgcaaacaaacTTTAATGAGAGAAACAAGGAGAGCACATACTCtatattcaaaacaaaaaacaggcatCCATCAGTGAAAACATGCCTCTATCTCTATAAACCCTTGTCAGTCTCACCTTTAAAGCTGTTTAATGCCagagtgaaaacattttgaccgtaaaataaatttgaaaaatcAACTTCTTGCAACATTTAGTGCGATGCTATTGTTAAGCAAGGCACATATAGTAAACAAGGTTAATCTAgcaatagagagagagatgaaacgTCTTACATCAGGTAAATTATGTATACAGAGGAAGTAGCACTGATCCATTGTTGTGTACATTGTAATAGACAGATATGCACATGAGCAATTTAAATGCTGAACCTTAACAGACAGAACATAACTCTTGAGAACCTGTATATACCTGGTGAATTAAGTGCTTAGATATTTCTAGTTTATGGTTAAACACTTAACTGACTCATCTAATTTGACAGGCAAATAATGCTCTCTGAATATGGAGATACCCATCTACTGTTTTGTATGTTGGTTTGGCACATATCCTTTCCTTTTGTTTGATATGCATTTTTTACAACAGTCCAAGAAAGCGCTTAAAACTTGCACAGCAACGACCATCTTTCaagttctctctctcactttacAGTCTTCAAAATATGGCTGCATGAAAGTAGAAATAAGTGCATTTCTGAGGATTGTTGACCTACACTATAATCGAAGGAGCAATTGCATGTTTTCAACTGGAATTAGACCTTTATACACATTGCAGCTTAATTGTAGCTCAGTTCCACTGCATCTAATGCAGCATGTTGAATAATTGTATTGTAGCAGTATAGTGCATGAACCAGCTAGCAATATAAAGCTTAACATGCAACTTCAAACCCGACCATTACATGGTACATTATGTTGCCCTGCAATGGCTGATACATATGCAACATTGCAGTAGATTGCTCCTGCTAATTCACTCAGTTAATACCATTTTAGCATAAATCTACTACTAATGCAGTTCACCTAAACCACTCATAACAATTTAACCATCATATTTCCAAGAAAAAATAACCTTTAAATGCTCTGAGAAGTTTTGCCATTTCATACCAGTAAcctacagtattttcttttcattcttaaAGTTAAGTGTATTTGCAATGAAAATTGCAgtatgtaatttattttcagGGCTCCCTCACTTATCACTGGTATGCAGAATAACACATCCAATAAAGTCCTTGAAATACAAATCAAACACGCAAGAGCATAAATAAAACAACGCAATCACTCAGCTAAAATAATTTAGCTGCAAGCAGTCACATATTCCTTGAGTTGAATATATGAGCCCAACTTTTACACCCACACATATtttggatcatatttcatcagTTTTTCATGATTGTACGTCTGTTTTATTACTCTGGCTATACTGTTtttttgaaacagaaaatacttgCTGATCACTCCCCCCAAAACTGCATTATTAGTAGAGATAATGTAGATTACAAATATTCTGAAAACACTTAAAAGACCTGTCATCTTTAGAGGTAACCAAATCAGTTGTAAAGCTGTCTTTGTGACAAAGATGGAGAACAGTGTGGTCATTCCACATTTAGTAATCAAGCTACGACTGTGTTATTACATGTAAATGACCAGTattcaactgtgtgtgtgtgtgtatacatacatatatatatctatacacacacacacacacacacacactaatacccCTTGACCCATCCATTAGTGGTCTAAAAATTGAGGTTGCTTCCAAGGTACCTGCGGTCTCATACAACTTTTACTGACGCAAACCCAAATACCATCAGCTTGAATTATGAGAATGTTGAGCGAACACTGattcacacaaatatatatatctgGACTTAAGCCACATTAGGCCTTCTcttcaaaagacaaaagaaaacagacctTTTCAAGTAGGGGAAAATTCCCACGACGTTATTGTGACGTTAGTCAAATGTTTCTTCTGTGATTGTTGTGTTTGCAATGACGATGGCACTCGGAGACGGCTGAAGCAGGATGGTTTCAAGATGGCCACTTATTGCCATGCAGTGATTCGCTCCGCTGACTGAATGCGTATCACACAAGTAGCAGTCTCACTTTCACACGCGTACAGTTTCTGAAGCAGTCTAGTGAATAGTTCTAAGGGGGGGGCTCTAACTGAGATCCTGGTCATATCGCCCCTTGATCATCGTTTTCAGTAGAGGTCCaacctgcagagaaaaaaaaaaaggattctAGCTTAGGAATGTCGGACATTACATTGTTTTACTCATTCTTCAAAGCTGCATATATCTTTTCTTTGTACTGAAATCAGGTAAGCCATAAATATTCACAGTAAGTGGGTTGCTGGAAGGGTCAGCATGCCCCTGGGATTTTATGCAGCGAGTGACCTAAATGTGGATCTCATTTGATGTTCTAGAAACTGGCAGTCTGACATTCATGTGCGACTTATGCCATCAGTACACTAATGAAAGGAAAGAGTCCGCATTGTGAGGAGGACATGAAAACAAGTGCTTTTACTTCATGTGGGTCTCCGAGTGCTTCTCCCAGCATCTTCTCAATATTTCTCATGATGGCCACCTTCTGATGAGCTCGGAGCGGGTATTCTATCCTCTTGGGTGTGGGGGCGCCCTAGATGGATGAGTCAAACTGGTGAGGGATTGTGGAAAAAGTGCAAACACGTGATGGCAAAAGgttatgataaataaaattctAGTGACTCAAAAGTGCGTACTTTGTACCAGAAGTTTACAGTGATTGTCACTCCACCGTTCAACAGTGATTCAATGTGATGCCAcctgaagaaagaagaagaaaaatacacgTAATTAAATTCATCCAACTCTTGCTGACTGTCAAAGAGCAATTTTATGCAGTTCTTCTTGCCATCAACCTGcctattattatttaatgtcaACATCATAAGTGCAAGCAGGAGATTGTTGGAGAAACTACTGACAAATAGTGTGATAAGCAGCAAATAGATTCATCTCAGACATCTACTGTGTGAGAAAGAGGCAGTATAGTAACTCGgttacacacagattcataACGAAAGTCCCAAGCATGAATGCCACCTGGCCTGGGAGCAGTGACAGCTCACAGTCTAACTTTGCTTAATCCTTGAGCCTCTGTGGATCTCTGCTTGATAACTGCAATATTACCCAAAAAGACATATAATGTACCTCCTCTTCTCATAGAAGTTGGAGACCATCAGTAAACTACTTTAGATCAACACACCAGTAAATTTAGTTgctatttacttttaaatttaaatgaccTGACACTAAATTTAAATGAACTAACACCACATTTAAATGAACTAACACTATATTTGAATGAACTAACACCACTGTGGTTTCATTCTCTGACAAGTCAGCTTTGTTACTAACAATCACAAATGCATCATAAAGTTACTTTTGACAGCAACTGTCTACTGATTCTGGGCAAGTCATGCAGACACAGCTTAGTAATTTTCAAAcagcatgtttagcagatatATCAAAGAACAGAATACTGGCATGCAAAGAGCACGAAAATATATCTGCTGGCGGTGCATCCGAGAGCTCAGTGCCTAAGGGGATAAACCAGCAGAAGTAAATAAACAGACAAGCCATACAGATGTACTTCTTACCAATACATCGGGATGTAGAGCACATCTCCTGGGCCCACAACAGTCTCATAgccaacaacatttttaaaattgggAAACTTCTCATAGTCAGGGTTGTCAAAATCAacctataaataaaacatacgcattcattataaaacaataacattacTGTATCGTATTCATTTGTATTCATAAAAGACATTTCATTCCCcctcactttgtttttctgacatttgcTTTAAAACATCCTTGTGTGCtacttaatacagagaaaacacaaaagctgACTTTaggttaatataaaaaaatgtgaactttgtctttatcttaataaattaatatatttgtaAAAGCTTTCTTTACTGTGTTGAGAGCATTGTGTTATGTCTTTGAGGGGATTTCCTGTTTCTGAGACCTTTACTGTTAATTATCTCCACTGCTATAAATAAAGGCAACTGAACTGAGCAGATCAAGTGAGTTTTTAAATATCTGTAACTTACTTGACTCTGCCTGTCACAGGGGTGATGTACAGGGTATGGATAGAGACACTCAAACTGGTCTGGGGGGAAAAGGATGCATCTCTTGTGGCCTTTGATCTGCGCAAAAAAGTTCTGCTGCTCGTCGTAATGTGCTGGCGTCACATTCCCTACGgtgagagacaaaaagaaaatgtgatgtgCGAAAAACTTTGAGCGCAACTGTaggaaaaaaagaggcaaaagtATTTATAATGAAAGATATGAGTTGAAACACAGGCTAGCCTTGGAGCGATATCATCCTACATTTAGAAACTGTGACACTGCAAAAAGTACATGCAGTGAGCAACAACTGTCCACAAAACCCTTACCCTCCATGCCTATGAGCAGCAGGTTGGATGTCAGCTGTCCCCAGTTCCTCTTGGCTTGCTGTTTGTTGATCCAGTTCCAGTTGAAACCAAGGAAGTCAACAACAATCTTCTTTCCTACGGTGTCATTCAGGGTCTGCTGCAAATATACCCTTAAGAAATGCAAGATGTATGAGATATTTTGTTTACACAAGTCATAATGCAGCAAAGTGAAAGAAATGTGTCAGCAGGACATAAGGTTTTTATTTGAACAAACTTCATCTCCTTTAACCACAAGAACAATATGACATTGAGGGAAGTAGACAGTGTAAATCTATGTAGATAACAGCCACTGTGAATGTCAGTGAGTCAAACAGCATGTTCACTTTAATAAGTgatctgcctgtgtgtgtgtgtgtgtgtgtgtgtgtgtgtgtgtgtgtgtgtgtgtgcggccaGGCTAAGGCAGGTCACAGGAATAAGCTTCTCCCCTGATTCTCCTGTGTAACTGCTTAGTCATTCGCTCCACTTTCCTGTACTGCATTACATTTcatgagaagaaaaacactcatCACTGTCAGGCACACCTGCAGCACAGTCACATCTTGTTCGGCGTTAGCCGAAGCATGATTAATATAAACAAGGCTTACGTCATAGTCCTGTGGTGGTGCAGAAGTCAAGCTAAATTGTCCTCATATAATAAATCTtacctctcctcccctcccatTTCCTCcgttttatgcattttttcGACAAA
This genomic interval from Thunnus thynnus chromosome 14, fThuThy2.1, whole genome shotgun sequence contains the following:
- the hif1an gene encoding hypoxia-inducible factor 1-alpha inhibitor gives rise to the protein MAAATVVEADRAASEGGAAFSGVQARGWDESQLRKYSFTTKPIPRLSHTDPRAEMLINNEEPVVLTDTNLVYPALKWDIAYLQENIGNGDFSVYIAENHKFLYYDEKKMSNFENFVPKSQRMEMKFHEFVEKMHKTEEMGGEERVYLQQTLNDTVGKKIVVDFLGFNWNWINKQQAKRNWGQLTSNLLLIGMEGNVTPAHYDEQQNFFAQIKGHKRCILFPPDQFECLYPYPVHHPCDRQSQVDFDNPDYEKFPNFKNVVGYETVVGPGDVLYIPMYWWHHIESLLNGGVTITVNFWYKGAPTPKRIEYPLRAHQKVAIMRNIEKMLGEALGDPHEVGPLLKTMIKGRYDQDLS